The proteins below are encoded in one region of Catharus ustulatus isolate bCatUst1 chromosome 21, bCatUst1.pri.v2, whole genome shotgun sequence:
- the FBXW5 gene encoding F-box/WD repeat-containing protein 5 isoform X1 yields the protein MDAGCPRLPDTVLFEIFLYLDHADVLSVGLVCQQWRAVARDEFLWKELFYRYYRVSRDVPRHPGAVSWYDEFQRLYDTIPCVEVQALKEHNDQVLHLSFSHSGCLFASCSKDCTVKIWSNELDISLQHSSNMRPYNWSYTQFSQFNSDDSLLLVSGVFVGPHNSSSGEIAVISMENFTLLSRVRNKPYDVFGCWLNETNLISGNLHRIGRITSCSVLWLNNAFQGIESENVNVVKRLFKIQNLNASTIRTVMVADCSRYDSPDLLLDYEEQLAASSTCPVFDLGSDSDEEEAKPKPPLEPAVQELPDAGGVPAEHGLQQLFDDIMEGRVGPAMTETELETKVAELFVHSRTKPPEPNLLPTDSNSKIKYLIFTTGCLTYSPHQIGIKRILPHQMTTAGPVLGEERRSDEFFDSLDHVIDIHGHIIGMGLSPDHRYLYVNSRAWPRDCVISDPMQPPPIAEEIDLHVFDLKTMKEVKRALRAHRAYTPNEECFFIFLDVSRDFVASGAEDRHGYIWDRHYNICLAKLQHDNVVNSVAFSPVEQELLLTASDDTTIKVWRSPRAVRIRQARRPRPRKLLFSWLMNQKS from the exons ATGGACGCGGGCTGCCCCCGGCTCCCAGACACCGTCCTGTTCGAGATCTTTCTGTACCTGGATCACGCCGACGTGCTCTCTGTGGGGCTCGTCTGCCAGCAGTGGCGCGCCGTGGCCCGCGACGAATTCCTGTGGAAGGAGCTTTTCTACCGCTACTACCGCGTGTCCCGGGATGTGCCGCGGCACCCAG gtgctgtctCCTGGTACGATGAGTTCCAGAGACTCTACGACACCATCCCTTGTGTGGAGGTGCAGGCCCTGAAGGAACATAATGACCAAGTTCTGCACCTGAGCTTCTCCCACTCTGGCTGCCTGTTTGCATCATGCTCCAAAGACTGCACGGTCAAG ATCTGGAGCAATGAGCTGGAcatctccctgcagcacagctccaacaTGAGGCCATACAACTGGAGCTAcacccagttctcccagttcaaCTCTGATGACTCCCTCCTGCTGGTATCCGGTGTTTTTGTGGGGCCTCACAACTCCTCCTCGGGGGAGATTGCTGTGATCAGCATGG AGAACTTCACGCTGCTTTCCAGGGTGAGGAATAAGCCCTATGATGTGTTTGGCTGCTGGCTGAATGAAACCAACTTGATATCAGGCAATCTGCATCGGATTGGGCGCATAACGTCCTGCTCGGTGCTGTGGCTGAACAATGCTTTCCAG GGCATTGAGTCTGAGAATGTGAATGTAGTGAAGAGACTGTTCAAAATTCAGAACCTGAATGCCAGCACCATCCGGACCGTGATGGTGGCTGACTGCAGCCGGTACGATTCCCCGGATCTGCTCCTGGATTATGAAGAGCAGCTGGCTGCTTCCTCCACCTGCCCAGTCTTTGATCTCGGCAGTGACAGTGATGAAGAAGAGGCCAAGCCCAAGCCACCTCTGGAGCCAGCTGTACAGGAATTGCCGGATGCTGGGGGTGTGCCGGCAGAgcatgggctgcagcagctctttgaTGATATCATGGAGGGCCGTGTGGGGCCTGCCATGACCGagacagagctggagacaaaggtgGCAGAGCTGTTTGTGCACAGCAGAACTAAACCACCTGAGCCAAACCTTCTCCCCACAGACAGCAATAGCAAGATAAAGTACTTGATCTTCACCACAGGATGCCTCACCTACTCCCCGCACCAGATAG GGATTAAAAGGATCCTGCCCCATCAGATGACAACTGCAGGGCCGGTGCTGGGGGAGGAACGGCGCTCAGATGAATTCTTTGACTCCCTGGATCATGTCATCGACATCCATGGGCACATCATTGGCATGGGCCTCTCCCCTGACCACCG GTACCTGTATGTGAACAGCCGGGCCTGGCCGCGGGACTGCGTCATCTCGGATCCGATGCAGCCGCCTCCCATCGCTGAGGAGATCGACCTGCACGTATTCGACCTGAAGACCATGAAGGAGGTGAAGCGAGCGCTGCGCGCACACCGGGCCTACACACCGAACGAGGAGTGCTTCTTCATCTTCCTGGACGTCAGCAGGGACTTTGTAGCAAG TGGGGCAGAGGATCGACATGGCTACATCTGGGACCGGCACTACAACATCTGCCTGGCTAAGCTGCAACATGACAATGTGGTGAACTCAGTGGCATTCAGTCcagtggagcaggagctgctgctgacagccagTGATGACACCACCATCAAAGTGTGGCGGTCCCCACGGGCTGTGCGCATCCGGCAGGCCAGGAGGCCCCGGCCCAGGAAACTGCTCTTCTCCTGGCTCATGAACCAGAAAAGCTGA
- the FBXW5 gene encoding F-box/WD repeat-containing protein 5 isoform X2, giving the protein MLQRLHGQGKVIWSNELDISLQHSSNMRPYNWSYTQFSQFNSDDSLLLVSGVFVGPHNSSSGEIAVISMENFTLLSRVRNKPYDVFGCWLNETNLISGNLHRIGRITSCSVLWLNNAFQGIESENVNVVKRLFKIQNLNASTIRTVMVADCSRYDSPDLLLDYEEQLAASSTCPVFDLGSDSDEEEAKPKPPLEPAVQELPDAGGVPAEHGLQQLFDDIMEGRVGPAMTETELETKVAELFVHSRTKPPEPNLLPTDSNSKIKYLIFTTGCLTYSPHQIGIKRILPHQMTTAGPVLGEERRSDEFFDSLDHVIDIHGHIIGMGLSPDHRYLYVNSRAWPRDCVISDPMQPPPIAEEIDLHVFDLKTMKEVKRALRAHRAYTPNEECFFIFLDVSRDFVASGAEDRHGYIWDRHYNICLAKLQHDNVVNSVAFSPVEQELLLTASDDTTIKVWRSPRAVRIRQARRPRPRKLLFSWLMNQKS; this is encoded by the exons ATGCTCCAAAGACTGCACGGTCAAGGTAAAGTG ATCTGGAGCAATGAGCTGGAcatctccctgcagcacagctccaacaTGAGGCCATACAACTGGAGCTAcacccagttctcccagttcaaCTCTGATGACTCCCTCCTGCTGGTATCCGGTGTTTTTGTGGGGCCTCACAACTCCTCCTCGGGGGAGATTGCTGTGATCAGCATGG AGAACTTCACGCTGCTTTCCAGGGTGAGGAATAAGCCCTATGATGTGTTTGGCTGCTGGCTGAATGAAACCAACTTGATATCAGGCAATCTGCATCGGATTGGGCGCATAACGTCCTGCTCGGTGCTGTGGCTGAACAATGCTTTCCAG GGCATTGAGTCTGAGAATGTGAATGTAGTGAAGAGACTGTTCAAAATTCAGAACCTGAATGCCAGCACCATCCGGACCGTGATGGTGGCTGACTGCAGCCGGTACGATTCCCCGGATCTGCTCCTGGATTATGAAGAGCAGCTGGCTGCTTCCTCCACCTGCCCAGTCTTTGATCTCGGCAGTGACAGTGATGAAGAAGAGGCCAAGCCCAAGCCACCTCTGGAGCCAGCTGTACAGGAATTGCCGGATGCTGGGGGTGTGCCGGCAGAgcatgggctgcagcagctctttgaTGATATCATGGAGGGCCGTGTGGGGCCTGCCATGACCGagacagagctggagacaaaggtgGCAGAGCTGTTTGTGCACAGCAGAACTAAACCACCTGAGCCAAACCTTCTCCCCACAGACAGCAATAGCAAGATAAAGTACTTGATCTTCACCACAGGATGCCTCACCTACTCCCCGCACCAGATAG GGATTAAAAGGATCCTGCCCCATCAGATGACAACTGCAGGGCCGGTGCTGGGGGAGGAACGGCGCTCAGATGAATTCTTTGACTCCCTGGATCATGTCATCGACATCCATGGGCACATCATTGGCATGGGCCTCTCCCCTGACCACCG GTACCTGTATGTGAACAGCCGGGCCTGGCCGCGGGACTGCGTCATCTCGGATCCGATGCAGCCGCCTCCCATCGCTGAGGAGATCGACCTGCACGTATTCGACCTGAAGACCATGAAGGAGGTGAAGCGAGCGCTGCGCGCACACCGGGCCTACACACCGAACGAGGAGTGCTTCTTCATCTTCCTGGACGTCAGCAGGGACTTTGTAGCAAG TGGGGCAGAGGATCGACATGGCTACATCTGGGACCGGCACTACAACATCTGCCTGGCTAAGCTGCAACATGACAATGTGGTGAACTCAGTGGCATTCAGTCcagtggagcaggagctgctgctgacagccagTGATGACACCACCATCAAAGTGTGGCGGTCCCCACGGGCTGTGCGCATCCGGCAGGCCAGGAGGCCCCGGCCCAGGAAACTGCTCTTCTCCTGGCTCATGAACCAGAAAAGCTGA